One Pseudodesulfovibrio senegalensis genomic window carries:
- a CDS encoding TrbC/VirB2 family protein — protein MKSKNISLMITIILCAISLASVAVGADNPFDHFEDKGSDFIDQLLTHAIPILATLVLIGAAIGFMAGKVRVEMFARIFISCLIASGANEIVVWMFE, from the coding sequence ATGAAGTCCAAAAATATTAGCCTTATGATCACAATAATTCTCTGCGCAATTTCTTTGGCCAGTGTAGCCGTAGGCGCAGACAACCCGTTTGACCACTTCGAAGATAAAGGCAGCGACTTCATCGACCAGCTGCTAACACATGCAATCCCCATTTTGGCAACGCTGGTCTTAATTGGAGCGGCGATAGGATTCATGGCGGGGAAAGTGCGCGTAGAAATGTTTGCGCGAATATTCATTTCTTGTCTGATCGCATCAGGTGCGAATGAAATTGTGGTCTGGATGTTTGAATAA
- a CDS encoding VirB3 family type IV secretion system protein, with protein sequence MISKDSIIYSVLWKPRMSFRLPQSYVLISMVISAPFLMILPLLYKWIPLLTFFLIGKIKTAQDPYFFDIWLNKRLNQPQTNQHKKIWDGNAYYP encoded by the coding sequence ATGATCTCGAAAGATTCGATCATATATTCAGTTTTGTGGAAGCCGAGAATGTCTTTTCGGCTTCCACAAAGCTACGTATTAATTTCTATGGTAATAAGTGCGCCTTTTCTTATGATTTTACCACTTCTTTACAAGTGGATACCTCTCCTTACGTTCTTCCTGATCGGCAAAATCAAAACTGCCCAGGACCCGTATTTTTTCGACATCTGGCTTAACAAACGTCTGAATCAACCTCAAACGAACCAACACAAAAAGATATGGGACGGGAATGCGTATTATCCCTAG